Proteins encoded in a region of the Bradyrhizobium sp. CB3481 genome:
- a CDS encoding OpgC domain-containing protein — translation MKINATLPDKGRDLRLDLFRGVANWAIYLDHIPDNVVNWITTRNYGFSDAADLFVFISGYTASFVYARMMLERGFIVGATRLTKRVWQLYVAHIILFVIYIASISYLALRFGDSELVNEFNVVGLIDNATETLRQGLFLKFKPVNLDVLPLYIVLMGLFPPVLWIMLRQPNWTMLAAIALWLVSRQTGWNLPAYPVGTWYFNPFAWQVLFVFGAWCALGGARKNLAIINAPVTLYLCIGYLIFSLIMTMAGRFPAFGEMFPHWLFSAFNPNDKTNLAPYRFLHFVAIVILVIRFVPKEWPGLEWKIFDPLVVCGQQSLAVFCVGVFLSFVGHFELSLSSGSLFAQIFVSVTGIAIMTIVAYYISWSKRQDKPLKPAAPKATPAASG, via the coding sequence ATGAAAATCAACGCAACCCTGCCCGATAAAGGACGCGATCTCCGGCTCGACCTGTTTCGCGGGGTCGCAAACTGGGCGATCTACCTCGACCATATCCCCGACAATGTCGTGAACTGGATCACCACCCGCAATTACGGGTTCAGCGACGCGGCCGACCTCTTCGTCTTCATTTCCGGCTATACCGCCTCGTTCGTCTATGCCCGGATGATGCTCGAACGCGGCTTCATCGTCGGCGCCACGCGGCTGACCAAGCGGGTCTGGCAGCTCTACGTCGCCCACATCATCCTGTTCGTGATCTACATCGCCTCGATCAGCTACCTGGCGCTGCGCTTCGGCGATTCCGAGCTGGTCAACGAATTCAACGTGGTCGGGCTGATCGACAACGCGACCGAAACGCTGCGGCAAGGGCTGTTCCTGAAGTTCAAGCCGGTCAATCTCGACGTGCTGCCGCTCTACATCGTGCTGATGGGACTGTTTCCCCCGGTGCTGTGGATCATGCTGCGCCAGCCCAACTGGACCATGCTGGCCGCGATCGCGCTGTGGCTGGTGTCGCGCCAGACCGGCTGGAACCTGCCGGCCTACCCGGTCGGCACCTGGTACTTCAATCCGTTCGCCTGGCAGGTGCTGTTCGTGTTCGGCGCCTGGTGCGCGCTCGGCGGCGCCCGCAAGAACCTCGCCATCATCAACGCGCCCGTCACCCTGTACCTGTGCATCGGCTACCTGATCTTCTCGCTGATCATGACGATGGCGGGCCGCTTCCCGGCGTTCGGCGAGATGTTCCCGCACTGGCTGTTTTCGGCGTTCAACCCGAACGACAAGACTAACCTTGCCCCCTACCGCTTCCTGCATTTCGTCGCGATCGTGATCCTCGTCATCCGCTTCGTGCCAAAGGAATGGCCCGGGTTGGAATGGAAGATCTTCGATCCGCTGGTGGTGTGCGGCCAGCAGTCGCTCGCCGTGTTCTGCGTCGGCGTGTTCCTGTCCTTCGTCGGCCATTTCGAGCTGTCGCTGAGCTCGGGGTCACTGTTCGCGCAGATCTTCGTCAGCGTGACCGGAATCGCGATCATGACCATCGTCGCCTATTACATTTCCTGGTCGAAGCGGCAGGACAAGCCGCTCAAGCCGGCGGCGCCGAAAGCCACTCCGGCGGCTTCCGGCTGA